Genomic DNA from Phyllostomus discolor isolate MPI-MPIP mPhyDis1 chromosome 12, mPhyDis1.pri.v3, whole genome shotgun sequence:
CCCGGCCATCCTCGTCATCTTCCTCATCATCGtcgtcctcctcctcttcctcctcctcctcactgtctGTGCTGCCTCCACTCCTGCCCCCGGAACCAGCCATCAACCACTGTGCTGCGGCAGGGACCGAGTGGGAAggcaccctgtccccacccccagtgcagAAGCCGACAGAGGGTAAAAGGGGTGAGGAGGCGGTGGggacaggccaggccaggccagggccccctgCGCCCAGGATGGCAGGCAGGACGCCAGAGAGTCCCACCCCAGAAGGGGGCGGGCAGCCCTTCACCAGTGCCATGGGCAGGATGGCCCCGCCTAccctcccccacaacccccagaccccagcagcagctgcctcTGACGGAGACACTCCCCACCAATGACAGATCGAGGAACACTCTTGTCACCACTGTGTCCTCAGCTGAGAGCAGCTGCTCTGAAAACACTTCGGATTGCTGACGGACATGCGACTTGAGACAAGGGACAAAGTCCTAGTGAACACAGCGTCCACCCATAGGAGGTGCTGAGCAGATATCGGCCACACACCTCTGTCCACAGTGGGAACGGCTTCATCTGCTCAGCGTTGAGAATAAACTAGAGACTCGGCCCGTGGGGGACTAAGGGGAGCACCCCAAACCCCGAAGGGCAGCTCCCAACCCTCCACTCGCCCACAGCCAGCACCCTGAGGCCAGGGACAAGCTGGGGCCACTCCCCGACACGTGCTCACCGTCGCCCTGGACAGCGAGGAAGCATGGCAGTGACCCGCAGagtgcccagcccagggaagTGGCAGGGACACCGCAATGACAGACCTGCGTGCGGGACACCAGAGCTGCGGACAAGTCCACTCGagtcaaaatggaaaaaagagccctggctggcgtagctcaatggattgagtgcaggctacgaaccaaagtattgcatgttcgattcccagtcagggcacatgcctgggttgcagaccatgccccccaacaaccacacattgatgtttctctctctctttctccccgccttccctctctgaaaataaataaataaaatcttaaaaaaaaaaaaaaagattttgtttgtatctaaaaaaaaaaagacggaaaagaaaaacaaaaccgaAACACTCAGGAGCGAGTGCAACAGAAGCAGCATGCACTGTGAAGACGCCACAGCACTCCCAACGACGGGAGAGCCCTCCGCTCCCGGGAGACCCCACACTCGGGCCCTGGACAGCCAGCACAGCCTGAACCCAGCGGCAGGCCCCGCACCACCCCGTGTCCAATACCCCACAACAGAGCAGCGAGGCGGCACCAGGTGGGTGGACCGAGAGGACAGCAGCTGTCGCGAGCACACTGTCCAAGGGCAGCCGATGGGCCGGGCCTGGGGCGGTTGAACCCTAACCCCCATAAGAGAGTAGAACTGCACCCTGCCCGCCGCTCAGAACAGATCAGACCTGCACAAGAGGGCTCCCACTACACACTCTCAGGAAGTCCCCGGTGAACCACGGCCCTGGGCTGCGCTGGTCCCACAGGGGCACAcccaccccaggcagggcctCACACACGCAGGAGCCACAACCTGCCCACAGAGCAAGAGGTCCGGGCAGCACCGGTGGGGGCCCAGGGCCGCCTGATGCTCTGCACGCGGCTGCACACTCGGGACACCTCCACTCGCCCGTGTGTTCCTCACATGCCCACGAAAAAGGTAAGACGCTCTGATCCTCCCATCAGAAACCCTGGGGGCAGAGGCTCGGTGGCAGGCACCCAGTTGTCTGCATGGCAACCTTGTTGGCACAGCCCCCGGCAGCCAGGCCAGCCGGCATGCAGGAAGATCACTTCACGCTGGCACCGAGAGCCAGTCGCAGCTCACGGACATGGGGCTGCGCGGAAGGGACCGCCGGCATCCTACTGAAATGAGGAGAGACACCGCGGGGCCAGTGTGCGGCCTCTGCGAAAACACAGGCATGACAGCGAACCGGCTGAGGACGATGCACCTGGATCAAGCCACACCTGAGGGCCCCTGGTGCTCCCGACACACACCAGCTGCCACCCTATTCCTGCAGGGGCCTCACCCAGCAGAACCAGGTTTCCACCACTCAGAACTCAAAGGGCCTCAGCCAACACACATGCCCCAGCCCCCCGAGAGCTTCCTGCACTTGGGCCAACAGGAACTGTTCCCCGTGTGCCATGCAGCCCCTCCCCCGAGCCAGAGCCTGGCAGAGGAGGCAGCAGCGACTCACCTCGCGCTCACGGGCGGGCCCAGGCGGGCGCCCCTGGCCAGCTGGCGGCCCTGCCAGGCGCTGTCCTCCTCGTCGGactccccagagccctggccttcctcctcctcctcctcatcgtCATCAAACTGCTGGATCCGGTCCTTGTAGCAAATCTCCAGCAGGTTGGCAttgggctgcaggggcaggggcgggagggtgAGTGGGCAGGCGGCAGTGCCCACAGCCCCTGCCACCAGGGGACAGGGCAGCACTCACGTTCTCATCGTCGGCGTTGAGGGAGAAGGTGATGTTGGCGGTCTTGTCAAAAGGTGCGCTGGGGGAGAAGCGGGGCACTGAGGGCGGCGTGGGCCAGGATGGCCCAGGCAGGCTGCCCCCCACTGCTCTGCTGACTCCCCCACTTGCCACCACCTCTCTGCACCCCACACCCACACTTCCCATGCTTTGTGGAGACTACCGGGCCGAGGGCCCACCCTCCCGTCCAGCCCTGGACAGAGGCGCCCGAGGGGACTGTGTGGAGCTGGAACCCCGTCTCAGCTGTCCCCTCcggcctctccctgggccccacccatgGGGTGCCCTGGCCTCCACCCTAAGGGGCCAGCCGGACCTTTGCCTGCTGCCCCACCAGCTGCCTCAGGGCATCACGGGCTCATTTTCTCAAAAGTGATCTCTTCCACTCAGAGGGCACAGGGTCCATGGCGCCACTCACGGGCACTCCCCTCAGGGCCCCACAGGGCAGGTTCTGCTCAGAAACCCCGGCCCCTCAGTCCTCAGTGCACACGGGAGACCAGACCCACACGGGGGACCTGTCCCGAGACGGGCTGACAGTGGCAGAACCAGGCTCAGAAAGGGGGCccctgggcaggggggtgggTAGTGAAGAAGCCACTCAGCGCCCTCCAGGTGCCACAGCAGCCGCCCCACCCGGCCGGCATCCACTATGCTCGTTTGCAGGCCGCCTGCCCCTTCGCTGTCCACCTGGTGCTGTCACAGAGATGCCTGTGTCATTTACAAAGTGCTACtcaattttgttctattttcccTGTGAAAGCAACAGATGCCCATGACAGGAAATGATAAACAAAGACATTCGTCACCACTTCATTAAAACACTGACACAGCTAACACAGACGAGCAGAACTGGTCACTGAGAAAGGAATCTCACTGCCCCAGGGCCTCTGGAGCGAGGACAGGAGGCCTGGCCTCTGGGCCCACCCAGCCCACATGCTGCCAGTGACGCAGGGTGGACAAGGCCCCTGGGTCATGTGGGGGGGCGAGGGATGAGGCTGGGCCCACAGCACGCAGCTGCGCAGAGGGGCGCACTCACTTCAcactctcctcctgctccccgaACTCTTCATCGTTGAAGCCGAAGTGGTCGATGAAGGCTGAGGTCATGCGCTGCACCTGGAAGTCCACAAAGGCCTGCGGGGGCCAGCCGGGGTGGGCGGTGGTCAGGGCAGGCGGAGCAggacagggcagggtgggggtgggggggcaggaccCTGCAGCCCACGGCCCACCTGCTGCAGCACGGCCTCCTCGGGGAAGCTGAACTCCTTGAGTCGGTCGTCCTCGTCGTCGCTGGAGGAGTGCAGGTGGTGGGTGTTCACCTACCGGGGAGGGAGGCGGCATGAGGGGCCATGGCTGTGGGGGCGGCTGTGGGGGCCAGGAGGCTGGGActgcaggggcagcaggggcctcACCAGGTCCACCATGTTCTTCTTGTTGGTCTCAGCCAGGGGTCCCACCACAAAGGCCTCCCACTGCTCCTGCTGCTCAGCTGGCAGTTCTGCTCGGGGCAGGGACGAGGACGGGAGTGGGACTCGGCCCTCAGCCCCCAGGACCCCTGCCTCCGGGGAGCGCCCGCCTCACCCTTCAGCAGCTGCCTCAGCTGCTCTGAGTTGGGCCCCTTCTCCGTGTTCTGCACCAGGGCGTTGGCCATTCTCGTCAGGTGGCCCATGTAGCCCTTCCGAGGGCCCCCTGCGGACCTGGGTGAGGGCGGACCAAGGATGGACTCAGGCCGCCTGAGCCCACCTCCTGCCACCCGACCCCGGCCCAGAAGGAAGGACACTCACTGCACACGGTCATTCTCCTCCCAGGACGTCAGGATGCGCTCCACCAGCCggccctgcagcagcagctgtgggaggggccagCCAGGGTCACGGGCCAGCCCCACTCTCCAgcgagggaggggcaggggcacggCCTGGTCTCTACGCAGGTGTGCCACACCCCTGCCAACAGTCTGCACACGTGCATTGCCCTGGCACCCCGCACTGCTCCCTGAGGAACACCCTCCGCCTGTCCAGTCCCCCTCAGTCCACATGACACAAGCCCCCGCTGAGCTGCTCCTTCCTGAGCCCCGCGCTACTCCCAATGCAGCAGCCCCGTAGGCCTCAGCCACTGCCACCCTGGGAGGGCCTTTCCCTAATACCCACTGCCTCCCCGAATGCCACCCTGAGTTTCCCAGAAAGGACCTAAGGACAAGTCCAACCCCCAGGACGTGAAGTCCCTCACCAAGTCCTGGCTCTAGGACATACCAGGAAGACAGGGGGCAGAGCCCACCCTAGGGAACTGAGGGGGTACCCAGGAGCCCCAGCTCACGTGTTTCACGACAGGATTTGCGTCAGGCGTCTCGAGGCTGCTGTCAGAAGGGGGCCCGGTGCTCAGCATGGTGCTCACACACACCTCCACTTGAGTGTGCAGGAAGTTGTTGAACACGTAGTGGAAGAAGAGGTCCTGGAAACAGGGTGCAGGCTCGCACAGAGAAGCCCGAGAGGCCCAGTCACTGTCCTACCCGCCCCCGCCACATTcctgtgcccctgccctgccccctgccctgccccaccccctccccgtccccctgcccacccccgcaCCAGCATGGTGTTGGGCACATCCAGCGCCAGGAGCTCCTGGGTCAGGGCCGCATCATTGGCACTCAGGGCGCTGGCCAACAGCTTGACCACATGCAGCCGCGTGTTGCCCAGCGGCGGGGCCAGGGTGCCCCACGTCGTGCAAAGTGGCTCTAGCTACAAACACAGAGGAGGCTCAATTCCTGGCCTGCTGCCTGGGACCAAGGTGCAACCTTCCCAGCCACCCCGCCCCAACCTGCCCAACTCACCTCTGGGGGCTCGAGCAGGAGCTCATGGAAGCGGCTGAGCCGAGGGCGCAGGGCGTGCAGGGCACCCACGCAGGACACGGCGCTGTCCAGGGTGGCCTGGGCCAGGAGCTCTAGCTGCCCATCCACGGTGCTAAAGAAGTTGTTCACAATCACAGACTCGGACCTGCAGAGGAGACAGGGCGGGGGGCAGAGTGAGCCCGTCCAGGTGGCCTGGCTCGAGGTTGGAGCACGTCTGCAGAGGAGTGCGAAGCTTCCACCAGCCGGGTCGACTGGGGAGGGACCCAGGCAGGCCAGGCTAGAAGTCCTGGTACATCTTAGGCAGGTGGCTTAAGGGACCCTGGATGCCAATGACCAGCTGGAAGCTATGGGCAGTTAACTTGGCCTGTTTCCTCCACTGTCAGGTGAGAATAGGAGGACTCCTCTGCAGCACCACAGTGACCACTGTGAGGTGGACACCACATGTGGAGGCCATGTCCTGTGACCTCCACCCCAACCAGGAGGCCATGTCCCCAGGGAGCAGCAGAGCCGCCCAGGAGGCTGGCCCTCACCGTGgcctcctgggctccagcagggTCAGCAGCACCTGGATTCCACTGACAAGGACAGACGGGCTCAGCTCCCCCTCCAGCATGTTGCTCAGGAGCTGCTCAATCGTCTCCTGCCTGGGGCAAGAGGGAACCACGGTGAAGGGCCTGGGACCCTGGCCCCAGGATGGCTCCCCTCCCTGGACCGGGGCACAGCCGGAAAACCCACTTCTCCAGGGTGGCCAGCAGCTGGTCGGGCTCCGGGCTGTCCTGCACTTGGATCATCTGCTCCCGGCTCAGGCGGATGATGTCGCACAGGGACTGGGATGCGTTGGAATGTTGCTATGGAGGCGGAGAGAGCACTGagggcccagcccagccaccGGACCCTCCATGGCCTCGCGTTGGGACCCCCATGAGTTGACCGCCTGACCCCAGCccttggggacagggagagaatgacacaaacacagggacacAAGTGCCAAGGGAGGAAGCTCAAGGTACCAAACACTGATGGGGAGAGACAGCAGAAAGGGAAaccaaggaaggcttcctggaaaaGGAGACAAAGCAACACACAGAAACCGGCACCATTCGCAGTAGCCAAAGAAGGGATGTCTACCACTAGCGAACGGTGAGCAGCCGTGGTCGGCCCACAGCAGAACATCCATTGGCCTTAGACAAGGCCGGGCGCCAACGAGCCGTAACACAGGTGCATGCAGAGCACAGTGCTGGGGCAGTGAGGCCAGCATGGACCATGTGCTGTGGGGCTCCATGTTCACAGGACACCCAGGGGAGgcaaacccagacacagcagacCGGTGgcggctgctggggctggggtaTCATGAGTGGAGTGGACGTGACAGCTCATGGGCTCAGGGTTTCCCTTTTGAAGCAATGAGACACACCCCCAGCTAACACGTGGGCGGCTGCAGGGAATGTGCTAGAAGCCACTGAATCCCACAGTGCAAACGAATGGGCCGTGCAGTGCACGACTTACCCTCAGTTAAGCTGCTACCAACAAGAAAAGCAAGAGTCCAGCATGACCAGAGCACCGGGTCTAACCCCACAGGACCCACAGGCACACCCGGCACCCACAGGCTCACAGTGGGCACCCGCATCCCCCTGCACCAAGGCCTGGATGCTCCCACCCTCCCGGGATGGGCGCTGGCTGGGCCCTAAGTTCGGACTACCTGCATGTGTGGGCAGGGATGAACTGAGGCCCCGCGAgctgctggtgaggatggggcCTCCAGGTGTTCTCTGAAGGATAAGCAGGGCTCACCCAGGCACAGAGCCTGGAGTCCGAGGACCCAGACCTGAACCCCGCACGCAGGGGGATGGGCTGGCTCCCGGGCTGCAGTGGCAAGTCCCACGTGTGTGAAGCCCCTTCTCTGCTCTGCCACTGCCTCCGTGAGGGCAAGGGCACCCACTCGATCCCGGAGCTTCCTTTTCTCACCGACCCCGCTCTGAGAGGAGGCTTCATGCCTGGGACACTCACATTGTCATCCTTGGATGGGTGGATCTGCTCGATGAGCCGTTGGACAATCTTCTCCTCATTGAGCCACTTGGGGTGGGAAAGAAAGCGCGGCATCACGCACTGACTGGCCTGCAGGCCCCACCCCTCCagggcccacccctgccccccagctcacGTTGACCACTTCCTGCCGCAGCTGGGGCCGCTCCACGCAGGTGAGGAGGCGCAACAGCAGGTCCATGATGGCCGAGGTGCCAATGTGCTGCAGCAGCAGGTCCACGAAGTCCTCCTTCTTCCGCAGGAAGGACACAAGCTGGGGGCGGGGACATGTCAGACGATGGTCCCAGGTGCCTACCCCCTCAGCAGCCTCGGCCTCAGGACGGCGGGTACCTGGTCCGTCTTGCGGTTGATGAGGATGCCCATGACCTTGCTGAAGAAGCTGGCCAGCAGCGGGTTGAGGCAGCCACTGCTCTGCAGGAAGCCGTAGAGGCGGTTCAGCAGGGACTCGTCTGCACCCAGAGCGTCGTTGATCTGGGGCACGTCTGCTGTCAGGATCTCGCAGGCCACACTGGGGTacctgggaggggcaggcaggcgggTGGCTGTCACATCCAGAGGGAGAGGCAAacgtggggggggggagtggaagCATTCTCACCTCCTGTCAAAACCACCCCAGTGGAGGTGACAGCAGCGTCCTCCCCCGACTACCCACTCCCGAGCCTGCCACCTCCTGGACATCTGCCTGCCAGTGCCCacggccctgcccctgccaccatCAGAGCTGAGCTTCCCCTACGCAGTCTGCCAAGGTTACCTCTCTGaaccccaccctcacctctcccttccttccccaccccgcccagcaGGCCACCCAGGCCTGGGTGAGCATGACCTGCTTGAGGTGCCCTGTGAAATGCAGGGGCCTGTGTGCCTCCTCTCTCTGGTTCCTTGGAGCAGGGCAGGGACCCCAGGGGCTGGGATGGCATGGGTGTCAACATGGAGGTTTCCTCAGCATCTCCCCACTCCTGTGAGCCACAGCCCAGTCGCTCCTGTGGCCACCGGACACGCTCAAGGGAGCGGGGGTGGCGGGAGAGGGACAGTGGACAGAGGCCCAAGCAGAGGGGGAAAAGACACACTTGGGAGCAGGCGTCTGAGGGACAGCTGGACACCAGAAGGCAGAGTGGACTCTGTGGACCCTGCCCGGGGCCCTGCAACCACCTCCCTGAAGCCCCACTTCACAAAGGGCAAGCTGAGGGGCAGCTCTCACCCACGCACCACCTGGCTCAAAAAAcacacagccagggcagggcgaggcaggctgggcagagggcagcGCCAGGGAACTGGGAGGAGGGACCGGAAGAGAGCCCACCGCTGGCATGGGCTGTGCAGGACCCCGGAAGGGCAGAGGAGCCCAGGCCAGACCCAAGTCTGCAGTTATGGCAATGGTCCCAACTGCGCCCCCAACAGGGTGCTGCTGGCTGGCCCAGGGTGCTGCTGGCTGGCCCCCAGCACACCCCAGGGCTCCAAGTCCCCACGAAGTGACTGGGGCGGGTGGAGAGGAGTAGGGGGGCGTTCAGGAGGGGACGGTGGCCACCAGGGCCCATGTCAACCTGGCTCACAGCCatgccctgggctccagcaccacgCTGGGCACCACAGGAACTCTGATCCAAAAAGGGAAACATACAAGGGAATGACAGGCAGAACGGCGCTGTCTGGTGTTTGAGAGCTTGCTTTAAACCAACGCAGGGCCTGCGGGCTGTCCAGGGCAGTCCCCCTGGTTGCAACACTGTGTTGCCTTCTGCAGAATGTCCCCATGGGGCGGGTTGGGGGCAGTCAGTGTACGGGGAACTCTGCATTCCCTCTCACAGTTACACAGGACTCCACAGTCACCGCGACCAAAACCCGATGGAAAAACCACCAGGAGGAagaagatggggtgggggtgggagccacCGAAATGAGACTGGCCAGACACTGCTCCCCAGGGGCCTCCTCATCCTGCACTGGAGGCCGTCCACAACCCCCCAACAAAAAGGCATTCCAGTACTGCTGTGCATGCTCCGGGCACCGGCCTCCCCACCTCGGCTCCCTGTCCCCGCCGGGAGCCCCTGGGacaggatgggggcagggggggcgggaGGTGAGGGAGATGGGGGCTTACTTGTAGCGCAGCCGCTCCTCGCCACTGGCCGGCGGCTCCTGGGTGACCCAGGCCACCATGGCCTGCAGGTGCGGTGGCCGCAGCAAGAAGTCCAGCAGCTTACGGTTGACGACCTTGCACTCCTGCAGGACGTCCTCCTCATCCAGCAGCTCGGGCAGGCTCAGGTCCTCCCGCTCCAGCAGCGTGTCCAGGTGCGAGCTCGTGTGCAGGTCAAACTTCCAAAACATGgcgccctgggggcaggggcggtcATATGCTGAGCCCCGCTGGCCAGCTGGCCCAGCTAGCTCACCAGACCCAGCGTCCACTCAACCCCCTCTCGTCCAGAGCCCTGAGGCCCAGGGGGCCACTCCACACCTGAGGCCAACTGTCCTGCCCAACCCTCGGCCCCCAGGGCCCTCAAGGCAGAGCCCTGATGCTGTGCATGGAGCGACCACAGCTCCACCCACAAGGGCCTGCGCCCATTGTCCCCTGTCTGGCAGGGacccctggggcagggccagagctGTGCTCATCCTGGAACCCCTGTTGTTGGGCTCGCCTCAAGCTGCACTTGCGGAGCCAATGCAAGGGCCCTGTGACAGCTGGCACTCGGCCACCGTCCAGCCTGACGGACAGCATGTGGTagagggtttgggggtgggggtgggcagagggaagtCTGTGCCATTGCCTggatgccacacacacacacatacacacacacacacaccccctcctcccacccactgcccaggacagggaagagggaaatggggagcGGGGAGCCCTGAGAACAGCCACAGACAGGCCCAAAGGAAGCAGGACAGATGGGGTAACTGGCTCAGCAAAGAGGACAggccagctcccagcccctggaggATGGTGCCCTGGTTCTGCCCCTGCGTGCCTGGCTGTGGCCCGGCCCACCTGGCACAGGTAGCTGATGACGTCAGGCATTAGGAGCATCTCCTGTGGAGTGCTCTCCAGGTGCTAGGCTGGCCCAAGCTCCTGCTGCACAGGGACTCAGCCGCCTGGGGGGGAGCCTGGAGGCCCCTCAGTCCAGACCAGCGGCCGTAGACCATCCTAAGCTCGCAGCCAGGCTCCATGCCACTGTCCTCCCTCTGGGCATCCACCACGTCCCAGGCACTGTCCCCGAGACCCCATCAGAGAGGCTGTTGTCACTCCATCACACGGTGGGCAACTCAGGTTGGGGGcttgcagcccagcccaggcactGACTAAAGGTCACACCTTTCACCTGCCTCATGAGGTCCACCTGCAATGGACAACCAAGAGGCCAGGATACCCCTTCCTGGGTACCCCCAGACCCACAGATGCCAGTGCTTCTCCTACAACGCCCTCCAAGTCAGCTCGGCCCCACAATACCCTGGCCATGGACAGAGCACCAGCATAAGGAGAATAAGGCTCTGGATGCAGCTGGGCTGAACCAGGGTGGAGCCAGTATGCACAAGGGACCACCTTCTAGGCCTCTGTCCATTCAAGGCATGGCTACACCCAGCTCTCCTGTCCAGCCTCCACAGCAGCCTTGGTGGCCTCAGCCATCCAGGGACCTCCTGACTGAGACCAGGGACAAGTGGCTCTACATCCACCACAACCCTGACGACGGGACTCGATGGGACTCGTGTCTGCTCCTCAGCCCTGGCCGACCACACCCAGAGGCGCAGGGGCCAACCAGCCTCGAGGCCGCCCTTTACCCCGCCCCACACAGGCCACtcttctgaaacaccaatctgagTGTCTTGTGACGGTTTCGGGCCCAAAGCCCGCCGCTGGCCCCTCCAGTCTCCACGTTCAAAGCACcaagggccccccccccccacccccctctgtcCACCATGTCCTGGTGACGTATCCCAACCTGCCCTGCACCACCGCCATCCCAGTGACAATGCACGTGCACCACTCACGCCCCAGCTGGAGGTCGGAGCTGTGGGACCCTCCTCAGCAGGCTGCTGTTGGCACCCGGGCACCTCGGTGGGCACAGGACCTGGCACGAAAACCTGAGCTGGGGGGGTGGGACCAGAATCAGCTCAAGGGGCAGCTGTCACCTGGGGCCACAAGAAGCAAGGACCGTGACGTGGTTTCACCTCCTGTTTCTATGTCGGAGACTTTTGGGTAGGAATAGGGGGGCCAGAGAAGCCAAAAGGCCGCCTGAGCAGAGGCAGCGGAGCGAAGCCAAGCCAAGCGAAGCAGGCACAAGGACCCTGCGCAGGAAGGTTCTACGCAGACAGACAGCAGCCGAGTGGtttccaggagctgggggaggtgaCTGCTAACAGGTATAGTGGGGTTTCCCTTTGGGGAAGGGTGTTCAGAAAAAGCCTCCCAGAACATTCTGAAGTCAGTGACACACACGTGCACCTGCCAGTCACACCTCCACAAAAATCCCACTGTGGTGACGGCTGCACGGCGCTGGCTGTACCAGAAGCCGCTGAACCCTGCACTATAAATGGGTGAATCGTAAGGTGTATGAATTACATCGCCACAAAAACCgttaccaaaacaaacaaacccagagcTGCCCAGTACGCCTGCCGTGCCGTGCCAGGCCAGGCCGAGCTTCCCATCCCAGACACCCGTGCTG
This window encodes:
- the PPP6R1 gene encoding serine/threonine-protein phosphatase 6 regulatory subunit 1 isoform X2, translated to MRVAAREEGAMFWKFDLHTSSHLDTLLEREDLSLPELLDEEDVLQECKVVNRKLLDFLLRPPHLQAMVAWVTQEPPASGEERLRYKYPSVACEILTADVPQINDALGADESLLNRLYGFLQSSGCLNPLLASFFSKVMGILINRKTDQLVSFLRKKEDFVDLLLQHIGTSAIMDLLLRLLTCVERPQLRQEVVNWLNEEKIVQRLIEQIHPSKDDNQHSNASQSLCDIIRLSREQMIQVQDSPEPDQLLATLEKQETIEQLLSNMLEGELSPSVLVSGIQVLLTLLEPRRPRSESVIVNNFFSTVDGQLELLAQATLDSAVSCVGALHALRPRLSRFHELLLEPPELEPLCTTWGTLAPPLGNTRLHVVKLLASALSANDAALTQELLALDVPNTMLDLFFHYVFNNFLHTQVEVCVSTMLSTGPPSDSSLETPDANPVVKHLLLQGRLVERILTSWEENDRVQSAGGPRKGYMGHLTRMANALVQNTEKGPNSEQLRQLLKELPAEQQEQWEAFVVGPLAETNKKNMVDLVNTHHLHSSSDDEDDRLKEFSFPEEAVLQQAFVDFQVQRMTSAFIDHFGFNDEEFGEQEESVNAPFDKTANITFSLNADDENPNANLLEICYKDRIQQFDDDEEEEEEGQGSGESDEEDSAWQGRQLARGARLGPPVSARSGGSTDSEEEEEEEEDDDDEEDDEDGRVAQDEATPSHPSPNPQPPGPSWTPTFDPVPTDALTGPQDSREKEPCSGPLALQGPLSIPAPSPAGPVAPSPLQLRSQDPAPPSAPQEASNGSKVAEPSAPCQALVSVGDLPATLRGMSSAPSSLDSATRDPATSVPAPGPPQPFQTTEGEKSPKPSGLPESQSAQALQPPPMPSSSAQGGPVSPGS